A single Leptospira barantonii DNA region contains:
- a CDS encoding NAD(P)H-binding protein: MKIFVYAASGLVSGFVVDNLLAKGHEVYAASRKPESGKKAPNLHWVKADASQPNVGLEALDQVDRAFFLSPPGYTDQYNILNPWIEKAKSKKLQKIVLMTAIGVEHSPEDLPFRKLERAVENSGLAYNIIRPNWFMQNFQTFWISGILKDKKIYFPAGNAKTSFIDARDIAASATTLLLDDSQNGKEFTLTGKESITHDEVAQKLSKATGLSIAFADITPEDFKKGLVGAGVPEDYANVLVYIAGNLKEGHSAPISDTVKQITGKDPISFDQYASDNRKVWLN, from the coding sequence ATGAAAATTTTCGTTTATGCGGCTTCCGGTTTGGTTTCTGGGTTCGTTGTAGATAATTTATTGGCAAAAGGCCACGAGGTCTACGCGGCTTCTCGTAAACCGGAATCAGGTAAAAAAGCGCCCAACCTTCACTGGGTAAAAGCGGACGCGTCCCAACCAAACGTAGGATTGGAAGCATTGGATCAAGTGGACAGAGCCTTTTTTCTTTCCCCACCGGGTTATACGGATCAGTACAACATTCTTAATCCTTGGATCGAAAAGGCAAAGTCTAAAAAATTACAAAAAATTGTACTCATGACGGCGATCGGAGTGGAACATTCTCCCGAAGATCTTCCCTTTAGAAAACTCGAAAGAGCCGTTGAAAACTCCGGGCTGGCTTACAATATCATTCGCCCGAACTGGTTTATGCAGAACTTTCAAACCTTTTGGATTTCGGGAATCTTAAAGGACAAAAAAATCTACTTCCCTGCGGGCAATGCAAAGACGAGCTTTATAGACGCGAGAGATATCGCGGCAAGTGCGACAACTTTGCTTTTGGATGATTCTCAAAACGGAAAAGAATTCACTCTAACCGGAAAAGAATCCATCACACACGACGAGGTCGCTCAAAAATTATCCAAGGCGACGGGACTTTCCATCGCATTCGCGGACATCACTCCCGAAGATTTTAAAAAAGGTTTAGTGGGCGCGGGTGTTCCCGAAGACTACGCAAACGTTCTCGTGTATATCGCGGGAAACTTGAAAGAAGGGCATAGCGCTCCGATTTCGGATACGGTAAAACAAATCACCGGAAAAGATCCGATCAGTTTCGATCAGTATGCGAGCGACAACCGCAAAGTCTGGTTAAACTAA
- a CDS encoding YbhB/YbcL family Raf kinase inhibitor-like protein, translated as MKIKGLAIVLFLSATLLQAEPFQLKSPELTAGKSIANEQVFNGFGCSGGNISPSLSWTGLPKDTKSIALTVYDPDAPTGSGWWHWVVFNLPATTTSLPANAGNLEKNLLPKEAIQSRTDFGAAGYGGPCPPQGHKPHRYYFTVYALKDKIPADQNSSGALIGFYINSLKIGEATLLAKYGR; from the coding sequence ATGAAAATCAAAGGACTTGCAATCGTGTTGTTTCTCAGCGCGACCTTGCTTCAAGCGGAACCGTTTCAATTGAAAAGCCCCGAACTTACCGCGGGAAAGTCGATCGCCAACGAACAAGTGTTTAACGGATTCGGTTGTTCCGGTGGAAATATTTCTCCGTCCTTGTCTTGGACCGGGCTTCCCAAAGATACGAAAAGTATCGCGTTGACCGTCTATGATCCGGATGCTCCCACCGGAAGCGGATGGTGGCATTGGGTGGTTTTTAATCTTCCGGCAACGACCACTTCACTTCCGGCAAACGCCGGCAACTTGGAAAAGAATCTTCTTCCTAAGGAAGCGATTCAAAGTAGAACCGATTTCGGCGCGGCCGGTTACGGCGGTCCTTGTCCACCACAAGGTCATAAACCGCATCGTTACTACTTTACAGTTTACGCTTTGAAGGATAAGATTCCTGCGGATCAGAATTCTTCCGGAGCTTTGATCGGTTTTTACATCAACTCGCTTAAAATCGGCGAAGCGACTCTTCTCGCAAAATACGGAAGATAA